A part of Chloroflexota bacterium genomic DNA contains:
- a CDS encoding response regulator transcription factor: MSEPITVMIVDDHEMVRKGAIGYLQAQPQLAVIAEAENGQDAVRLAGEHVPDVVLMDLVMPGMDGVEATRKVKDVSPRSQVIVLTSFHQDDHIFPALQAGAISYLLKDVKAQELVEAIRRAARGEATLHPRIAARVIRQLNGGEATSQNPFTELTDRELEVLNLIASGYTNQKISKELYISIGTVKGHVSNILNKLQLADRTQAAVFAWKKGFMNED; encoded by the coding sequence ATGTCAGAGCCCATTACTGTCATGATTGTAGACGATCACGAAATGGTCCGAAAAGGTGCAATCGGATACTTGCAAGCCCAACCCCAACTGGCCGTGATTGCGGAAGCTGAGAATGGTCAAGATGCAGTCAGGTTAGCTGGAGAGCACGTTCCAGATGTCGTGCTGATGGATCTAGTCATGCCTGGGATGGATGGCGTTGAGGCAACCCGGAAAGTAAAAGATGTCAGCCCCAGATCGCAGGTCATCGTTTTGACATCTTTCCATCAAGATGACCATATCTTTCCTGCGTTACAGGCAGGTGCAATATCTTATTTATTAAAAGATGTTAAAGCGCAAGAACTTGTTGAAGCGATCCGCAGGGCAGCCAGGGGCGAAGCCACTCTGCATCCAAGAATTGCAGCCCGGGTGATTAGACAATTAAATGGAGGGGAAGCAACAAGTCAAAACCCATTTACCGAATTAACAGATCGGGAATTGGAAGTTCTAAATTTAATCGCCTCGGGCTATACCAACCAGAAGATTTCCAAAGAGTTGTATATTAGCATTGGCACGGTAAAAGGCCATGTGAGCAATATTCTCAATAAATTACAGCTGGCTGACCGCACCCAAGCAGCAGTCTTTGCCTGGAAAAAAGGTTTTATGAACGAAGATTAG
- a CDS encoding CPBP family intramembrane metalloprotease has protein sequence MGLNGSQSKLKRRFYFHQHHWISLAMFCVVFIILIVLVAVGANWVGIPGDAHYRAFITPTLAHILTLFIIVPFIMKLPNGKTTFRKYLDNIRLTHFRPFIPLVLLGVSCSLIMLLLLSTNSFIYRLMEGMPLGLRFIQSAFKIKAVLRPGTRVWIDSFPSIFEEVFWRGVFLVLFMRKYTAKKSIFITSLGFGLLHLINLLFGAEPTFVLKQVLMGCIMGIFYGYIVLKSNSLIPAMIFHYLVNVFIYSFTYYFSTHAPTGTYFLYMLVCLPVTTTLLILWVEYFCTRWISGSQNIKIC, from the coding sequence ATGGGTCTTAATGGAAGTCAAAGCAAATTAAAAAGACGTTTTTATTTTCACCAACATCATTGGATCAGTCTCGCCATGTTTTGTGTGGTTTTCATAATCTTGATCGTCCTCGTCGCAGTGGGGGCAAATTGGGTTGGTATACCTGGAGACGCTCATTACCGTGCATTTATCACACCTACGCTCGCTCACATCCTAACCCTATTCATTATCGTACCATTTATCATGAAATTGCCGAATGGAAAGACAACTTTCCGTAAATATTTGGACAATATCCGCCTAACGCATTTCAGACCATTCATCCCCCTGGTTTTATTGGGGGTTTCATGTAGCTTGATTATGCTGCTACTTTTATCTACAAATTCATTCATTTATCGTTTGATGGAAGGCATGCCCCTTGGCCTCCGTTTTATCCAATCTGCTTTCAAAATAAAAGCAGTCCTTAGGCCAGGGACAAGAGTTTGGATCGATTCGTTTCCCTCAATTTTTGAAGAAGTCTTCTGGCGCGGCGTTTTCCTGGTTTTATTTATGCGAAAGTACACAGCAAAGAAATCAATTTTTATCACTTCTCTCGGTTTTGGACTACTTCATTTGATTAATCTTCTTTTTGGTGCTGAACCTACTTTTGTCCTGAAGCAAGTCTTAATGGGCTGCATTATGGGTATTTTCTATGGGTACATTGTTCTTAAATCTAATAGTTTGATACCTGCAATGATTTTTCACTATTTAGTAAATGTCTTCATCTACTCATTCACCTATTATTTTTCTACACATGCACCTACAGGCACCTATTTTCTATATATGTTGGTCTGCCTACCAGTGACTACGACTCTTCTTATCCTCTGGGTCGAGTACTTTTGCACCCGTTGGATCTCTGGATCACAAAATATCAAGATATGTTAG
- a CDS encoding isoprenylcysteine carboxylmethyltransferase family protein — MKSNKSPNHIENNKNIAPPKIFAWLASLTLISIIAAAMLLPHGQYLPLKIAGVSILVIAAVFIFTPFFLLQKSGNASSKKSYMETTQVVDKGLYAITRHPQYLGYMLMSIGFACITQYWVIYLLATICIIFFVLQSIQEEHFCASQYGESYVDYLNRVPRFNIFLGLWRKIREK, encoded by the coding sequence ATGAAATCGAATAAAAGCCCCAACCATATTGAAAACAATAAAAACATTGCCCCACCAAAGATCTTTGCATGGCTAGCCTCGCTTACTTTGATCTCCATAATTGCTGCTGCAATGCTCTTACCACACGGACAGTATCTCCCATTAAAAATTGCAGGGGTTTCAATCCTTGTGATCGCGGCGGTTTTTATTTTCACTCCATTCTTCCTCCTACAAAAATCTGGAAATGCTAGTAGTAAAAAAAGTTACATGGAAACAACCCAGGTTGTAGATAAAGGGTTGTATGCCATCACAAGGCACCCCCAATATCTGGGCTATATGCTGATGTCCATTGGCTTTGCTTGCATCACTCAATATTGGGTGATTTATCTGCTTGCGACCATTTGTATCATCTTCTTCGTTCTCCAATCTATACAGGAAGAACATTTCTGTGCATCCCAGTATGGAGAATCTTATGTCGACTATCTCAATCGCGTCCCCCGTTTTAATATTTTCTTGGGCTTATGGCGAAAAATCCGGGAAAAATGA
- a CDS encoding GNAT family N-acetyltransferase, with product MIIIAKARPEDVEKLTETQIRAFIDDNKNKPPNCSLEGPPGYNSLKWNLHWIQHTHYYKILFDGQLVGGLILFDLGESHFEVGRIWIDPKYQNKGIGQDAMCKMFKLHSDVTRWTLGTPSWAIRNQHFYEALGFVKIRETEVDPDLGWSGIEYERKL from the coding sequence ATGATCATAATCGCAAAAGCACGCCCTGAAGATGTGGAAAAGCTCACCGAGACCCAGATCCGTGCATTTATTGATGATAACAAAAACAAACCGCCAAACTGCAGTCTCGAAGGCCCTCCTGGCTACAACTCATTGAAATGGAACTTGCATTGGATTCAGCATACACACTACTACAAAATATTATTTGATGGACAGCTAGTTGGCGGCTTGATTTTGTTCGATCTTGGCGAGAGCCATTTTGAAGTAGGCCGTATTTGGATTGATCCAAAATATCAAAATAAAGGTATCGGTCAAGATGCAATGTGTAAGATGTTCAAATTGCATTCAGATGTCACGAGATGGACCTTAGGAACTCCCTCATGGGCAATCAGAAACCAGCACTTCTATGAAGCGCTTGGGTTTGTGAAAATCCGTGAAACTGAAGTTGATCCTGACCTAGGTTGGTCAGGGATTGAATATGAGAGGAAGCTATAA
- a CDS encoding amidohydrolase family protein: MKKIILSGKFSFIAVLMILLSSLIGCETIDQNITAFVHVNLVPMTGKQVIPDQTVLISGSEIVSFGDFEKIKIPKNAEIIKGDGAYLFPGLADMHMHTRADWDDRDIWPTHPLSLYLANGVTTVRDFAPEGSPLTYALEWQNEIKAGFRIGPTIYASGKLLYASPLDDPKGIVQENYSAGFDFLKFYSYLSPDDFYQAMKKAEELGMYTTGHIPYSVGLDGVIAENMDEIAHIEELLYEFINFDRDQSLSPSEWGQYVAGSAIIQFDIATDSFFLDFQNQNQMKLEVIAENLRDNGIPVCTTMVIDDVIQLKLFDSESFLARSESIYFEKGYLNSYFLGEEKHLVQCKNVEEFCAIKYEIDRWILNGLHEGGVLLLLGTDSGTGGMGIVPGYSIHDELDILVNNGFTPYEALVTGTVNAGIIIENMGGEGNIGTIEVGNQADLILTAGNPLEDVSTLRSPLGVMSDGRWYSADYLSELIQP, encoded by the coding sequence ATGAAGAAAATAATTCTTTCAGGCAAATTCTCATTCATAGCTGTATTGATGATCTTGTTAAGCTCACTGATAGGTTGCGAAACCATCGACCAGAATATCACAGCCTTTGTCCATGTGAACTTGGTACCTATGACAGGGAAGCAGGTAATCCCTGATCAGACGGTTCTAATCTCAGGTTCTGAAATCGTTTCTTTCGGAGACTTCGAAAAAATCAAAATCCCAAAGAATGCGGAAATCATCAAAGGAGATGGTGCCTATCTCTTTCCAGGATTGGCAGACATGCACATGCACACCCGGGCAGATTGGGATGATCGTGACATATGGCCAACCCACCCTTTATCGTTATATTTAGCAAATGGCGTTACAACGGTTCGGGATTTTGCACCGGAAGGCTCTCCTCTTACCTATGCCCTAGAATGGCAAAATGAGATTAAAGCGGGTTTCCGGATAGGACCCACGATCTATGCTTCAGGGAAACTACTTTATGCCAGTCCATTGGATGACCCAAAGGGTATCGTGCAAGAAAACTACTCGGCTGGTTTTGATTTTCTTAAGTTCTATTCCTACCTGTCCCCCGATGATTTTTATCAAGCAATGAAAAAAGCAGAAGAACTTGGTATGTATACAACCGGGCATATCCCATACTCTGTTGGATTGGATGGTGTGATTGCTGAAAACATGGATGAGATAGCACATATCGAAGAACTCCTCTATGAATTTATAAATTTCGACAGAGATCAATCCTTGTCACCCTCGGAATGGGGACAATATGTCGCCGGATCAGCAATTATACAATTTGATATTGCTACAGATAGTTTCTTCTTGGATTTTCAAAATCAGAATCAAATGAAGCTTGAAGTAATTGCAGAAAATCTGCGGGATAATGGAATTCCGGTTTGTACAACAATGGTCATCGATGATGTCATTCAATTGAAGTTGTTTGATTCAGAATCATTCCTGGCTCGTTCAGAAAGTATTTATTTTGAGAAAGGTTATCTTAATAGTTACTTTCTGGGTGAGGAGAAACACCTGGTCCAATGTAAAAATGTGGAAGAGTTCTGCGCAATCAAATATGAAATTGATCGCTGGATATTAAATGGCCTCCACGAAGGAGGGGTTCTGCTCCTACTGGGAACAGACTCGGGCACTGGCGGCATGGGAATCGTGCCAGGATATTCCATCCATGATGAATTGGATATTCTTGTGAATAATGGGTTTACCCCCTACGAAGCACTGGTTACAGGAACAGTAAATGCAGGAATTATCATTGAAAACATGGGCGGTGAAGGGAATATTGGAACAATTGAAGTCGGCAATCAGGCGGATTTGATTCTTACCGCCGGCAATCCCCTGGAAGATGTCTCAACCCTTAGGTCACCACTCGGTGTGATGTCAGACGGTCGCTGGTACTCTGCAGATTATTTATCTGAATTGATTCAACCTTGA
- a CDS encoding LacI family DNA-binding transcriptional regulator: MSTIYDVAKEAGVSIGTVSYVINKSKKVRQETVERVEEAMRKLNYQPSASAKALALGRSDIISLTYPSNLIDFQMVLNSFAIAIGNVLEETDFRLTILPLPNATELQTLEASVQARMMDGVILLNTLLHDKRVDYLKSADLPFVMIGRCLDNTGLYYVDADIKAAARLQVEHLVKLGHRKISYIGYQAMDENLSSVGYHLQNAFREALQDFGLPVDDCFFIKSCQPEEIAYELELLLKSPNAPTAVSGAYEAAVMGVLKTTAKLGMSVPDDLAIIGYADSPLYPMLTPPITVVFDQIMSLGRMAADMLLTLIDGKEPKEPQILLKPCLVPRASTGE, encoded by the coding sequence ATGTCCACAATTTATGATGTCGCCAAGGAGGCCGGTGTTTCCATAGGCACAGTCTCATATGTGATCAATAAATCCAAAAAGGTCCGCCAGGAGACTGTTGAACGCGTCGAAGAGGCCATGCGGAAGCTGAACTATCAACCTTCTGCTTCTGCAAAAGCTCTGGCATTAGGCCGATCAGATATCATTTCTCTCACTTACCCCAGCAACCTGATTGATTTCCAAATGGTTCTAAACTCTTTTGCAATTGCTATTGGAAACGTACTCGAGGAAACCGATTTCCGACTGACAATCCTGCCCCTCCCCAATGCAACAGAGTTACAAACCCTTGAAGCCAGTGTCCAGGCCCGGATGATGGATGGTGTAATCCTACTCAACACCCTCCTCCATGATAAGCGAGTGGATTATCTCAAATCCGCAGACCTGCCCTTTGTGATGATTGGACGCTGCCTGGATAACACCGGACTTTATTACGTTGATGCAGACATTAAAGCTGCTGCTCGGTTACAGGTCGAACATCTCGTCAAATTGGGACACCGAAAGATTTCTTATATTGGCTACCAGGCAATGGATGAGAACCTCAGCAGTGTCGGATACCACCTCCAAAATGCGTTCCGTGAAGCTCTACAGGATTTCGGGTTGCCGGTCGATGATTGCTTTTTCATCAAATCTTGCCAACCAGAAGAAATTGCATATGAACTCGAGCTCCTTCTCAAATCTCCAAACGCCCCAACCGCAGTATCCGGTGCATATGAGGCAGCCGTGATGGGTGTTTTGAAAACAACAGCAAAACTTGGTATGAGCGTTCCAGACGACCTGGCAATCATCGGTTATGCGGATAGTCCACTTTACCCAATGCTTACACCGCCTATTACTGTCGTTTTCGACCAGATCATGAGCCTGGGACGTATGGCCGCCGATATGTTGCTGACACTAATTGACGGTAAAGAACCAAAAGAACCACAAATCCTTCTCAAGCCCTGTCTAGTTCCTCGTGCATCAACAGGAGAATAA
- a CDS encoding extracellular solute-binding protein: protein MKVKILLLRVFMIVGVLLVAFSLPACRPQESENIILWTYLSTQQEMETLQNVVDTWAAETGNTVEVIQYPYFEMLGKVETTFPAGEGPDLFEYPHTNVGIWSEAGLIAPLPDNALSEEELANYQISGLNAFTTANTLYGIPQIADTVIMLYNKALVSDPPETMEELVIMAHQLTTDDIYGFLLLDDNVWFSWGFISGYGGYIFGEQEGSYNPNDIGVFSKNTADGMDYLMTLRNEEGLIPTDLDWNVITGKFTEGKVAMMFMNANQASIYEEAGIDVGIAVLPQLPNGEMPHPMINFHGWGVNPYSQKQEAAAQLAVYLGANLPVSLFEASNGNIPVRSDVLTDPLIANNPDAIAAVQQVGYGQPVPNISEMSLAWTPLDNAFKLVARGEESTVQALMEASEAIRQAIENQE, encoded by the coding sequence ATGAAAGTAAAAATCTTGTTATTAAGAGTTTTCATGATTGTAGGTGTTTTATTGGTAGCCTTTTCTCTACCGGCATGCAGGCCCCAGGAGTCTGAGAATATTATTCTCTGGACCTATCTATCCACCCAACAGGAAATGGAAACCTTGCAGAATGTTGTGGACACCTGGGCAGCTGAAACCGGCAATACCGTAGAGGTGATTCAATACCCGTATTTTGAAATGTTAGGTAAGGTCGAAACAACCTTCCCAGCTGGAGAGGGTCCTGACCTGTTTGAGTATCCCCACACCAACGTCGGGATTTGGTCTGAGGCAGGATTGATCGCTCCTTTGCCGGATAATGCCTTGAGCGAAGAGGAACTCGCAAATTACCAGATCAGTGGCTTGAACGCATTTACCACCGCCAATACTTTGTATGGAATCCCTCAAATCGCCGACACAGTGATCATGTTGTACAACAAAGCACTGGTCTCAGATCCTCCAGAGACCATGGAAGAACTGGTCATTATGGCCCATCAGTTAACCACCGATGATATTTACGGATTTTTACTTCTCGACGATAATGTTTGGTTCAGCTGGGGATTCATTAGTGGTTATGGCGGGTATATCTTTGGCGAGCAAGAAGGCTCTTATAACCCAAACGATATCGGTGTTTTTAGCAAAAATACTGCGGATGGCATGGATTATTTAATGACCCTTCGCAATGAGGAAGGTCTGATCCCAACGGATCTCGATTGGAATGTGATCACTGGCAAATTTACTGAGGGTAAAGTGGCCATGATGTTCATGAATGCCAACCAGGCAAGTATCTATGAAGAAGCGGGCATTGACGTTGGAATTGCGGTCCTGCCCCAATTACCCAACGGTGAAATGCCTCATCCAATGATCAATTTTCACGGTTGGGGTGTAAATCCCTATAGCCAGAAGCAGGAAGCAGCCGCTCAGCTAGCGGTCTATCTCGGTGCGAACCTGCCTGTCTCGCTATTTGAAGCCTCAAACGGGAATATCCCTGTCCGGAGTGATGTTTTGACTGATCCTCTGATTGCCAATAACCCCGACGCAATCGCGGCTGTTCAGCAGGTCGGATACGGTCAACCGGTTCCCAATATCTCCGAAATGAGCCTGGCGTGGACACCATTGGACAATGCCTTCAAGCTAGTTGCCCGTGGCGAGGAAAGTACAGTTCAGGCACTCATGGAAGCATCCGAAGCCATTAGGCAAGCAATTGAAAACCAGGAATAA
- a CDS encoding sugar ABC transporter permease → MKRRITPYMFMLPGLVAIGAVTLIPVLTSIYFAFTNYSTKHLFDYEFVWFNNFKRILFGIDQSNFLTVLSWTLVWTVITTLLDFVVGLVLAILLNNPTLKERNLYRTILIYPWALPATLTVMVWAGLLNSSFGPVNQLLAAFNISTIPWLTDPFWARLSCIIVNLWLAYPYQMSVCLGALQSIDPTLNEAAAIDGATKWQIFHRITMPLLRSATLPLLVISFAANFSGFGVIYLLTGGGPITSIDPRAPGATDLLSTWMYKLVMGDVSKLYGVASAIGIIIFIFVGGLTLINSFMTGAFRQVKE, encoded by the coding sequence GTGAAACGCCGAATTACGCCATACATGTTTATGCTGCCTGGCCTCGTGGCCATCGGAGCCGTGACTTTAATCCCCGTATTGACCAGCATATACTTTGCGTTCACTAATTACTCTACCAAACACCTATTTGATTATGAGTTTGTATGGTTCAACAACTTCAAACGCATCCTTTTCGGGATTGACCAAAGCAACTTCCTGACTGTTTTGTCATGGACGCTCGTTTGGACAGTGATTACCACCCTTCTGGATTTCGTGGTTGGATTAGTTCTGGCCATCCTCCTCAACAACCCAACATTGAAAGAGCGAAACCTTTATCGCACAATTCTGATCTACCCCTGGGCGTTACCAGCCACACTGACAGTGATGGTTTGGGCGGGTCTATTAAACAGTAGTTTCGGACCGGTGAACCAGCTCCTCGCAGCTTTCAACATATCTACAATCCCCTGGCTGACCGATCCCTTCTGGGCGCGCCTTTCTTGTATCATAGTCAACTTGTGGCTGGCTTACCCATACCAGATGTCAGTTTGCCTTGGTGCGCTGCAGAGCATAGATCCAACTCTGAATGAGGCCGCCGCTATCGACGGGGCTACTAAATGGCAAATCTTTCACCGAATCACAATGCCCCTCCTTCGATCAGCTACACTGCCTTTACTGGTTATCTCATTCGCCGCGAATTTTTCCGGTTTTGGTGTAATTTACTTGCTTACAGGTGGTGGACCGATTACAAGCATTGATCCCCGAGCTCCCGGAGCGACAGATTTACTTTCCACATGGATGTATAAACTGGTGATGGGTGACGTTTCCAAGTTGTATGGCGTCGCCTCAGCAATTGGGATTATTATCTTCATCTTCGTCGGGGGCTTGACCCTGATTAATTCATTCATGACAGGCGCTTTCAGGCAGGTGAAAGAATGA
- a CDS encoding sugar ABC transporter permease — MKTTTLSILTNKEQPKKVRSRRRWDQAIKLNFTRLILVIACLLVLFPAIWLVMASFSAGTSLYSSSLIPQKITLDNYLNLFSGIDFLMWMKNSLIICTCSSTLTLFFTTTMAFAFSRFRFLGRRVGLLFLILIQMFPAVMSIVAIFRLLQVLHLLDSQLGLILIYGGTGIAFSTYLLKGFIDSLPKEIDESAYIDGASHWQVFTRIILPLASPMLAVVFLFSFIGFYQEYLIASVVLSSPNLRPIALGLRFFINGNYAQNWTGFAAASIVASLPVMIIFFVLQRYLITGLTRGALKG, encoded by the coding sequence ATGAAGACAACAACTCTTTCAATATTAACAAATAAAGAACAACCAAAAAAGGTCCGCTCAAGAAGACGATGGGACCAGGCCATAAAATTAAACTTTACCCGGCTGATTCTGGTGATCGCATGTTTATTGGTACTATTTCCAGCAATCTGGCTGGTGATGGCCTCATTTTCTGCTGGAACCAGTCTATACAGCAGCAGTTTGATTCCGCAGAAAATCACTCTCGACAATTATTTAAACCTGTTCAGTGGTATTGATTTTCTGATGTGGATGAAAAATTCACTGATCATTTGTACCTGTTCCAGCACCTTGACACTGTTCTTTACGACAACAATGGCTTTCGCTTTCTCCCGGTTTCGTTTTCTCGGTCGTCGTGTGGGTTTGTTATTTTTAATCCTGATTCAGATGTTCCCTGCTGTTATGAGCATTGTCGCGATTTTCCGTCTCCTTCAAGTTCTGCACCTTCTAGACTCACAATTAGGATTGATCCTTATTTATGGCGGTACAGGAATTGCCTTCAGCACCTATCTCCTTAAAGGCTTTATTGACTCCCTTCCAAAGGAAATTGATGAATCCGCTTACATTGATGGGGCTTCACACTGGCAGGTGTTTACCCGAATAATCCTGCCCTTGGCCTCTCCCATGCTGGCTGTTGTTTTCTTATTCAGCTTTATTGGTTTCTACCAGGAATATTTAATTGCCAGTGTTGTACTTTCCAGCCCGAATCTACGTCCGATCGCCCTGGGTCTGCGATTCTTCATTAACGGTAATTACGCTCAAAATTGGACAGGCTTTGCGGCTGCCTCCATAGTCGCTTCACTGCCAGTCATGATTATTTTCTTTGTCTTGCAACGTTATCTGATAACAGGATTAACTCGCGGGGCTTTAAAAGGCTAA
- a CDS encoding alpha-amylase: MNDDFVFGNTATQNATPGAQVTSNGIIHRSARMPLAPKPGEPVQLTLKVNADQHYDAAWVYYTTDGSDPSGQTGKPAQGTALTMLSENTAWNPETKHQERLFQVVIPGQEAGTVVRYRISTYSEKHGEVFADNGLMYGYLTSDHTPPSWTQEAIIYHIFIDRFASVDGFAIDPDGPLDGFMGGSLKGITNQLDYLVALGVNVLYLSPIFTSPSYHGYDAVNYYEIENRLGSLKEFKELLDQAHARNLRVILDFVPNHCSDHHPSFQSAISDSYSPYRDWFTFNTYPNDFKTFFGVRSMPCFNLRNKDTRDYILNAILYWLDFGVDGYRLDYAIGPSPDFWAELSQVVQNRHPDAWVFGEVVDSLDVQLSFNGLLDGVLDFKLMEALRQTFAYCNWKANDFTTFLTHHQAFFPDPFSRPSFLDNHDMDRFLWAAGGEKRKLKLAALCQFTLSGAPIIYYGTEIGLSQRKSVTQEDTRFGVLEEARLPMPDAKDIDLLEFYTGLIQFRKANLACISGTWTLLENNPEIIAYRCINENQKIVVALNITPREQTLVLANNWNKQVFTTSPGTALIQHAETTEIHLPPLTGAVLS; the protein is encoded by the coding sequence ATGAACGATGATTTTGTTTTCGGGAATACAGCCACGCAAAACGCCACGCCAGGGGCACAAGTAACTAGTAACGGCATCATCCACCGCTCTGCGCGAATGCCGCTTGCCCCAAAACCTGGCGAACCGGTTCAGTTAACCTTGAAAGTAAATGCGGATCAACATTACGATGCGGCCTGGGTCTATTACACCACAGATGGTAGTGATCCTTCGGGACAAACCGGAAAGCCGGCACAGGGAACAGCTCTCACAATGCTTTCTGAAAACACAGCCTGGAATCCTGAGACAAAACACCAAGAGCGATTATTTCAGGTTGTCATACCCGGCCAAGAAGCCGGCACGGTTGTTCGATATCGGATTAGCACATACTCCGAGAAACATGGAGAAGTCTTTGCGGATAATGGTTTGATGTATGGCTACCTTACATCAGATCACACTCCCCCATCCTGGACCCAGGAAGCCATCATTTACCACATTTTTATTGATCGATTTGCCTCAGTGGATGGTTTCGCAATCGATCCGGATGGCCCACTGGATGGATTTATGGGCGGCTCGTTAAAAGGGATTACAAACCAGTTGGATTACCTTGTGGCCCTTGGCGTCAATGTTCTTTACCTCAGCCCCATCTTCACCAGTCCATCCTATCATGGCTATGATGCTGTAAACTATTACGAAATTGAAAACAGGTTGGGAAGCCTTAAAGAGTTTAAAGAGCTTTTGGACCAGGCACATGCCCGCAACCTGCGAGTGATTTTGGATTTTGTCCCAAACCATTGTTCTGACCACCACCCAAGTTTCCAATCAGCGATTAGTGACTCATATAGTCCCTACAGAGACTGGTTCACTTTCAACACATATCCTAATGACTTTAAAACCTTTTTTGGTGTACGGTCAATGCCCTGTTTCAACCTCAGGAATAAGGATACTCGAGATTATATTCTGAACGCTATTCTTTACTGGCTGGATTTTGGTGTGGATGGCTATCGCCTTGACTACGCCATTGGTCCGTCACCGGACTTTTGGGCTGAACTGAGTCAAGTAGTTCAGAATCGCCATCCGGATGCCTGGGTGTTTGGAGAAGTGGTCGACTCTTTGGATGTGCAGTTATCTTTTAATGGGTTGTTGGATGGTGTCCTGGATTTTAAATTGATGGAGGCGCTGAGACAGACATTCGCTTATTGCAATTGGAAGGCCAACGATTTCACAACATTCCTGACTCATCATCAAGCCTTTTTCCCTGACCCTTTTAGCCGGCCTTCATTCCTTGATAACCACGATATGGATCGATTTCTGTGGGCTGCTGGCGGAGAGAAACGGAAGTTAAAACTGGCTGCTCTCTGTCAATTTACATTGAGCGGTGCCCCAATCATATATTACGGAACAGAAATCGGATTATCACAGCGAAAAAGTGTTACCCAGGAAGACACACGCTTTGGTGTCCTTGAAGAAGCCCGTTTACCCATGCCGGACGCAAAGGATATTGACCTATTAGAATTTTATACGGGGTTAATTCAATTCCGAAAAGCCAATTTGGCGTGCATTTCCGGAACCTGGACTCTACTGGAGAACAATCCCGAGATCATAGCTTACCGTTGCATCAATGAAAACCAGAAAATTGTTGTAGCTTTGAACATAACTCCGCGCGAGCAGACTCTGGTATTAGCAAACAATTGGAATAAACAAGTATTCACTACCAGCCCTGGGACAGCATTAATCCAACATGCTGAAACCACGGAAATCCATCTTCCCCCTTTGACAGGGGCAGTACTAAGTTAA
- a CDS encoding corrinoid protein has translation MAHTLEIIFNAILEGDRGGVTSGIEAAFKDGIDPAVILNEGMVKAMSEVGHRFEIGDYFVPEMLISARAMQAGLSLLRPKLKQNGVKSRGKVVIGTVKGDLHDIGKNLVSMMLEGAGYEITDLGADVAPEVFVNAVRSEGPEILALSALLTTTMPSMESTIKAIQDAGLRDHVKIIVGGAPLTEAYAREIGADGYSPDASRAVALANSLLA, from the coding sequence ATGGCACACACACTTGAAATTATTTTTAACGCCATATTAGAAGGAGATCGGGGTGGTGTCACCTCAGGCATCGAAGCTGCTTTTAAAGATGGCATTGACCCAGCCGTAATATTAAATGAAGGTATGGTTAAAGCCATGTCTGAAGTGGGGCATCGTTTTGAAATTGGTGACTATTTCGTTCCGGAAATGCTAATCTCAGCCAGGGCCATGCAGGCTGGCTTGAGCCTGTTGCGGCCGAAGTTAAAACAAAACGGGGTTAAATCCCGGGGGAAAGTTGTGATTGGCACAGTCAAAGGCGACTTGCACGATATCGGTAAAAATCTGGTTTCTATGATGCTTGAAGGAGCCGGTTATGAAATAACAGACCTGGGCGCAGACGTTGCGCCTGAGGTTTTTGTTAATGCAGTTCGTTCTGAAGGCCCAGAAATCCTCGCCCTTTCAGCCTTACTCACCACAACCATGCCTTCAATGGAGTCAACGATCAAGGCAATCCAGGATGCCGGGCTGCGAGACCATGTAAAGATTATTGTGGGAGGAGCCCCTCTGACCGAGGCTTATGCTCGTGAAATCGGGGCTGATGGTTATTCTCCCGACGCCAGCCGAGCAGTGGCCCTTGCGAACTCGCTTTTAGCCTAA